The following nucleotide sequence is from Paroedura picta isolate Pp20150507F chromosome 1, Ppicta_v3.0, whole genome shotgun sequence.
cctggtcctttttaagtggagatgttgcctgggattgaaccggggacctcctgcctgcccagcagaggctctgcccctgagctctggcccctccccagggctctccagggtctcaggcagagaaaggtcttccccatcccctcctgcctggtcctttttaagtggagatgctgcctgggattgaaccggggacctcctgcctgcccagcagaggctctgcccctgagctctggcccctccctagggctctccagggtctcaggcagagaaaggtcttccccatcccctcctgcctggtcctttcagctggagatgctgcctgggattgaaccggggccctCCTGcccgcccagcagaggctctgcccctgagctctggcccctccccagggctctccagggtctcaggcagagaaatgtcttccacatcccccccctgcctggtcctttcagctggaggtgctgcctgggattgaaccggggacctcctgcctgcccagcagaggctctgcccctgagctctggcccctccccagggctctccagggtctcaggcagagaaaggtcttccccatcccctcctggctggtcctttcagctggaggtgctgcctgggattgaaccggggacctcctgcctgcccagcagaggctgtgcccctgagctctggcccctccccagggctctccagggtctcaggcagagaaatgtcttccacatcccccccctgcctggtcctttcagctggaggtgctgcctgggattgaaccggggacctcctgcctgcccagcagaggctctgcccctgagctctggcccctccccagggctctccagggtctcaggcagagaaaggtcttccccatcgcctcctgcctggtcctttcagctggagatgctgcctgggattgaaccggggacctcctgcctgcccagcagaggctctgcccctgagctctggcccctccccagggctctccagggtctcaggcagagaaaggtcttccccatcccctcctgcctggtcctttcagctggagatgctgcctgggattgaaccgtggacctcctgcctgcccagcagaggctctgcccctgagctctggcccctccccagggctctccagggtctcaggcagagaaaggtcttccccatcgcctcctgcctggtcctttcagctggagatgctgcctgggattgaaccggggacctcctgcctgcccagcagaggctctgcccctgagctctggcccctccccagggctctccagggtctcaggcagagaaaggtcttccccatcccctcctgcctggtcctttcagctggagatgctgcctgggattgaaccggggacctcctgcctgcccagcagaggctctgcccctgagctctggcccctccccagggctctccagggtctcaggcagagaaaggtcttccccatcgcctcctgcctggtcctttcagctggagatgctgcctgggattgaaccggggacctcctgcctgcccagcagaggctctgcccctgagctctggcccctccccagggctctccagggtctcaggcagagaaaggtcttccccatcgcctcctgcctggtcctttcagctggagatgctgcctgggattgaaccggggacctcctccctgcccagcagaggctctgcccctgagctctggcccctccccagggctctccagggtctcaggcagagaaaggtcttccccatcgcctcctgcctggtcctttcagctggagatgctgcctgggattgaaccggggacctcctgcctgcccagcagaggctctgcccctgagccacaatTGGCCAACAGAAACTCCTTCGTTCTAATCCACCCTCCCTTCTCACTGTCTGCTCTTCAAAGCCAACAGTGATGCCCGCTTACCTTTTCAGCCGCAGATAGTGTTCGAGGGCCTGCCGCTTCTCCGGGGTTAGGTCTTCGGGCTGGGAGTCTGGGGCGGGAGAGGCCTTCCCTTTGAGCGTCTTCTTGCCCCTCGGAGGAGCCTCTTTCCGCAGACCTGGATCGGAGGGAGCACCGGTTAAAGGGTCCATCCTTCCCCTGAAACAGCAGAGCCCTCCTGCTGATCTAGTCTGATCTAACATAGCTTCCATTATGTTCtcctgtctggggcagtgacactctgtcttcttggtggttgggggggcaagggggggagggcttctgctggtggacctctggagggcccctgggctttggccacagtGGGACACCGagacactggcctgatccaacagagctCCTCTTAGGTTCTTACGTGGAGGAATCTCTTTATTTCATTTCCGCCcttgcctttctccacagtgggggaCCCCGAGTGTCTCAggccattctcctctcttccgcttcatcctcacaacaaccttgcggggtaggCTGAGTGAGTGGGAGTAGCCTAAGGTCAACCTGTGAGCTTCGACGGCACAAACagggattcgaatctgggtctctcagatcctagcccGGCCCTCTCAGCCACACcaacacactggctctctaaTAGACCTAGAAAATGCTCGGATCTTATTCGGCACTGAGGTGCGGCCTCTCTCAGGCAGGTGACCAACCCTCCACCCCGGCCTGTCCCAACACCCCTTTCACCTGTGGCTGAGTGAGCCGATCCAGGCAGATGCATGCTGGGAGTGGCGTCCACCCCGGTGGGTCCGGCTCGGTCCATCTGGGTCGTAGGGCTGGGCTTGCACGGCTCCGCTCCCTCGGTGGCTCTGAGGTCAGGACCGGTCCTCGAACAGCCCTGGCCAGGGTCATTTCCTGTGGGCCTGCCCCAAATCACACACACGTCGGATTAGAGGGGAATTCAGGCTGCATCGCCgtggaaacagcagcagcatccctgtATCTCACAAGGGCCAACAGAGGCAATTTAAATTTAAAGAGCGTCGGACCAAAAGCAacgggatgaaataaattcaaaagaattttcagctaaacctccggaagaagttcctgacagtcagagaggttcctcagtggaacaggcttcctcaggaggtggtgggctctccatcttggGATATTTATAaacggaggctggagagccatttgacggTATGAGACAGCCCATGGTTGGCTTCCTGGTGACCACGGTTGGCACTTAGGTACTTAGGAGACAGATCTTCCACCATATGTGTCCCaggtcatgaagggctttaagGATCATAACCCACCCCTTGACCTGAACCTGGAAACAGACCAGCTGCCAAGAATCCTTAGCCTTTACATGGCCATCTGCAATCTTTCCAGCAGCCCTGTAAAGTAGGCCAGTATTATTACTCCATTATGGCAAACAGCGGGAATGAAGCGGAGTACAGCTCCCGTAATCAGAGGTCTTGCTAAGCTCGCCCACTGTGGATACGTCCGAGAAAGTCACCTGTTCCGTCGACAGCAGCTGTTATAGGGCGCGGTTTTCAGCAAAGCATTCTGGGCAATTCTCTTGGTCTGCAGGAGCAAAGGAGCGGGACCCGGGGCGGCCTagaggaaggaaaaacagaagCCCCAATCCGGCATGAGAAGCAACCCCAGTGGAATGCCTCAGCTCTCTAACGGATGGTGGGACAGATTCTACAAACGCAGCCCTTCTAGAGCCCAAACGGAAGTCCTAGACACATGAGTGACACACGCGTCCTGCTCCCGTTGGGAAGACTTCCTTTGCCTGACACAGGAATAGGCTATCCAGAATGGGAAGCGCAGAGTGCTGATCAGCTGCTCTACGATCTGGCCCACTAGCAGGAAACGTAGAAGGAATACAGCAAAggacagcagagagagagaagccatccTGGATCAGGCCTGTGAACCCAGCTGCCCTCAGGAGGCCCCCCAGAAGGAACAGAACCCCAGACGTCCTCCAACAACCAAGgtgacagagcatcactgcctcagacacaGTAACAGAAGAGAAGCCCTCCTGGAAGAGGACACTGGCCCCTctaggccaacactctgtgtcatagaGTGGCCAGAGCcatcaggggccatcaggaggttcttCAGTGGGGCCAGAACCCTCTTGCCCCCCACACCACCACGaaggcagagcatccctgcccaagACACAGGGTGGGCTGGACCAGAGGGAAGCTATGCAGCAAGTGAATTCCGAAGGCCTGGCTCCCACTAGTCAACaccaaacagaaaaggaaaaagaggaggtGGGTCCCTCTGTCCTCCTGGCAAGCTCCCCTTGTTCCACTCGAGTCAGAAATCACCGAGGGAAGCTTTTCCCTGCCATTCCATCTCCATCACTGGAGAAGCTTCGCTTGGGGATTTAGGGATGTCAAGTAACCTTGGGTGAGAGGCCCAGAAGCTGCCTGGTGCTGAATCAGAAGACTGATCCATCAAGGCTGGCatcgtctactcagactggcagctgttctccagaatcCAGGCAGAGAGAAATCTTCCCCGTCTCCTCCTGCCTggacctttttaactggagatgttggggattgaaccggggaccttccgcctgccaagcagaggctctcacCACTGAGCCGCTGACCTTTCTGACCATTACACAGGCCGAAAATAGAGGGGAGCATCAGGAAGTGCCGAAGACCCACCTGGCCGCCTGTCTCTTCGACCCGGAGATAGGCCCGGTGCTGGCGTTTCTGTACTTCATCCTCAAGGGAACGTTTCTTTCCATAGAACTTCTGCAAGCCTAGCGGGACACAGAAAGGAGATGGGAGAGTTGCTGGAGCCGGATGCTGGAGCCGGACGCTGGCTCACACGCGGCTCCGGCTACAGATCTCTGCTCAGCCAAGCACTTTGCGGTTACCCTCAGAAAGTCAAGACGGTGTGGGAGACTTACCTGCAAGGTGTTTCTTGCCTGACCGATGGACTGTGAGCATGTCAAGAGTGTCAAACACAGGCCTGTGACCGCACACCGTGCAGGCGTATCTGCAAGAGGGGAGAGCGAAGGGAACGTGACTTAGAAGCTCCCAACGGACAGGAAGCAACTTTCCTGGGATGCTGGTGAAGCGCGCAGCCACGATAACGCGTAAGATTCCCCCTCCTTTTCAAACACCTCCTTCAAAAGTTAAGAAGAAACAATGGAGCTGTCTCACGGGTCCACCCGGGTGAGTAGCGTCTGCTCAACCGACAGCTGCCAAGTGTTGCTTGCTcaactggcagccgctctccagagtctcaggccaaaAGCAGACTCCCCCAAAGGCCCCTGTCTGAGATCCTGCATCTGCAAATGCCGTGGAGTGGACCCAGGCTCCTCAGCACACCCTGCAGGGCCTCGGCTGGTCTGTTATGGTCCCACCAGCTGGCGGGAAGGAGCGAGGAGACCACCAACAGCTAGAATGGCAGATCTGTACAGACCGGGAGATTTCGGTTCAAACGTGCATTTTTGGAGTGCGAGAACCAGTTATTTAGCTGTGAACTGATGTAGCGATTCCCTTTGTTGCTCATGATACGGATGGGAAACAATGCAATGAACTGCCTTAAAGTTATGGCGGAGGAGTCGGTTGATGGTGGAAGGTCTCCAgataattctgcccccccccaagtgccaAACCCTTCAggtttgtccccccccctcatctttTATTCTTGCTTGGTGTAAATTACTTTGCTTAAAGCCAGTTCTGCAGGACAGATAGAGTGGGCTGGTGGGGGGTGAGGGCTTTGTTAGTTTTAGCTTTTTATGCTGCTGTTCTCGTTTTATGAATTGTCTTAATTCACGGCTatcaccaccctgagccctcttgcagggaggggtggtatatatcataaataaattaaagaaatTTAAAATGCTGGAGGACAATTTCGATCCTCCTTCACCTTCTGTGTCTCATGTCTTCACCATCCTGGCCTCCTGTTCAGGTCAATCGATCATTGCTTTGGAGTCCTGCTTCCTGTCTATTAGGAGTCTGCTAATTTGGATAATTTAGATACTTTCAAGGGGAActctgggggggaaaggaggggtaaCCACAATGGTTTGAAGAGGGCATTGAGAAAAGATACCATGACTCCGAAAACAACTCCCAACTGGACAAAAGTAAAgatggaatttgggggggggagcaaaagaaaAGCCTTAATCTGAATGAGTGAAGGTTACTGGAAAGAACATTTTAAACCAgcggggtgaccctgggctagtcatagtcctgatagagctctctcagcctcatctacctcacagggcgtctgttgtggggagaggaaaggaaaagcgaatggaagctgctttgagactcctttgggtagagaaaagcggcatataagaaccaactcttcttcttcttcagtaatctcagggctctctcagcctcccctccctcacagggtgtctgttgtggggagaggaaagggaaggcgactggaagccactttgagagaaaagcggcatctaagaaccaactcttcttcttcttcagtaatctcagggctttctcagcctcccctccctcacagggggtctgttgtggggagaggaaagggaaggcgactggaagccactttgagagaaaagcggcatctaagaaccaactcttcttcttcttcagtaatctcagggctttctcagcctcccctccctcacagggggtctgttgtggggagaggaaagggaaggtgattgtaagccgctttgagcctcctttgagtagagaaaagcggcatctaagaaccaactcttcttcttcttcagtaatctcagggctttctcagcctcccctccctcacagggtgtctgttgtggggagaggaagggaaggcgaatggaagccgctttgagactccttcgggtagagaaaagcggcatataagaaccaactcttcttcttcttcagcaatctcagggctctctcagcctcccctccctcacagggtgtctgttgtggggagaggaaaggaaaagcgaatgtaagccgctttgagactccttcaggtagaaaagagcaaggtataaaaaccaattcctcttcttcaaTTGTCACAATAGTTGCACGGAtggccactgaagaagaaacCACCCATGATGGACGGAGGAGGGGAGCCAGCTTAAATGGCTCAGGGCCTCCAGGTTTGCTGACCACTAGAGCAGCCTCGGCAACCCCCTGAAACCCCCTGCCTGCGTCCCCCTCTGCTGAACCGACAAGCAACCCGTCTCCTGCCGTCCCTGGCTCTGACCTGCCATCTCTCAGGAGCAAGGCCTCGTCCTCCGGAATGTAATGAGCCAGAAGATCAGCAACTCTCCTTTTCTGGAAAAAGAAAAGTAAATTCAGGTGggcggcctgaagcagcagaacagtctGGGGGCCCCTTTCAGACCGACTGGAGTCTTATTCAAGGCATGGGGTGCAGTGGGCGTGCGCCCAGTAGGCCTCTGTGCCACCTGAAGAAGTCTGCGTGCTCACAAAAGCTTCCACCCAGAATGAAACTCGGATGGTCTTGAAAGTAAACGTAGTTCCCAAGGGGAAAGTGGATCTTTGACTGCGGTGGGCAAGAGTATGTCTCTCTGCTCTCCGGGACAGCCTCTGCATGACATGTAATAAGATGCTTGATACGGAATTGGACTACTCAGAGCAGTAGTGGCTCCTCAGGGGGGCAGCTTGATCATTCTCCTATGGCCGAGGGAAGCCCTGAGACAGAGAGGGTGCCCGGGGGCTTAAAACCCTGTAAGAAGCCACATATTTCATTGGGCAATTTAGATCCAATTTTTCCACTTGGGCAAGTTGGGTCACCAAGTTCGATTGTGTAAATTCCTGCCCAGGAGTCTGCCTTTCAAAGCAGGCACTTGCTCCAGGagaccacagaatcacagagtgggaagggacctccagggtcatctagtccagccccctgcaccatgcaggacactcacaactacctggccatgaacagtgaccccaatttcatgcccaagtgatccccccaccaaaacaaTCTGCAGACTCCAGCGTGGCTTGGAGGGAATTCACTTCCCATCCCAGGGTGGCCTGCAaggacccttcctgccctcccactcacaagctgcctaagttcacaaaatcagcactTCTCTGCCTAAAATCACGAACTTAgatcatcccaggagatctccaggcctcacccggaggttggcaacggTAGGTGGCCACCCCAAAAGGACCGCTAATAGGGTGCAGCGGTCGAGCACGGCAGACcaggatctgggttcaaattccaaGAGGGCGCTCTGGGTGTCCTCGGGCCGGCCGCACCCTCTccgccttgcctacctcacagggctgttgtgcgggtcaaatggggaggggcctcaaccgGAGGGCGGGCgccccccaaccctccctcccccggagatctccagggcccaccttgaggttggcagccTGGGGGGAGACGTTCCTCCTGCGAGCCCCGCACCTGGAGCACGTGGAGCTGGCTGCCGTCGTCGCCCTCCCGCTTGAACGACATCCTGCCGCCTCTCGCCCGCCGGGACTACGACTCCCAGCATGCCCCTGGAGCAGCGCCCCttccctccaccaatcaggatgCGCGCTCTACTCGGGGGCGGAAGGTCCTAGAAACGGGGCGGGGTTTCCCAGAATGCGCCGGGCGAAGCGGCCCAAAGCCAGGACTCTATTTCCCAGCGTGCTTCGCGACCAGGAGCGGGCGCTGACGTCCCGGAACCTGAACGgtgaaactacatttcccagcatgCTATTGGTTTCCGGCTCGAACGCAGCCGCATTTTGCCCAGGTTGGACTGCAAGATGTAGGGTCGTGTTTGCTTTGGGGCGGGGATTTTTCCCAGCGTGCATTTGGAAtcccccagtttttttttttgaggggggggggagagtttccaCAATTTggcaattaatttttattttcagaGCTAACAAATGGAGTGGGGGCcattccccccatccccagggTCAACGTGCAACCCTAATCAACtctttggcaggggtagtcaaactgcagccctccagatgtccatggactacaattcccagaagcccctgccagcgaatgctggcaggggcttctgggaattgtagtccatggacatctggagggctgcagtttgactacccctgctctttgggCTCATATTGTCTATGTTGGGATAAGGAGCAGTTCCGGATGCAAGGcatctgatgggcagtaggttcaggatgccCAAAAGGAAggactactttacacagagggagtaaaatgtggaatttgcttccctctctgccctgttgttggctttccagCAGAACcggttggtccctgtgtgagacaggaggcggGACCAGATCCAGCAGGGCGTTTCTGTTTATTGTATTTGCATGAGATAAAAGGAATTTAGAGTTGAAAATGAGCTCCTTAAAATATTTTACACGccaagacttttttaaaaaattgaactttTATATATCTATGTGATTTTTAGTAGGCCCTTCTCACTGGAActcaaagtgccttccccagagtgAGTCTATGAACAGTGCAGTAGGgtggttgtagaaccaaccagaattaTGCCAAACGGAGCCTGGAGCAAAGTCTTAAGTGACACATTTAACGACACATTCAGTGATGCAGAATGACAGGATAGAATCCAATTTACAGTAAACCAGATAAAGAAGTATATTCGTGCCAGGGAAGAAATTCCCTCTTGAGACATTCTGTTTTGCACTGAACTTGTCTTCTGGGAATATAAAATGCCCTCACCTTTCCCCCTAGCataactgggggaaaaaaagaagctaGTCTTGCCTTTGAGTAAATATTGCAAAGCAGACCAGCATAGAGGTTACATCCAGGTGAGTGGCCACATTGGTCCGAAGCGGCAAAACACAGTTTGACTCCAGGGCCACGTTTCAGGCCAACaaaatttttattattgtttttttggTTGTTATTAATATTGAGTATAAGCGTTTGCGTGCACAAAGTCTCAGTCCAGcggtaccttgaagaccaaatTTAATTTGCACATCAGCTTCCGTATGTATGCTGGATTCCAGCGGCACCCGAAAGCTTATatgcagaattaaacttggtggtccttcaaggtgcccctggaatccaGCAGGGAAACTTTTTACCTGGCCCAAGAAGCCCCTTTGGCATTGGGCCAATTTAGGCCACGCCCACTGCAccttgaactacaattcccaggatgctTTGGGGGGATATTCCCACCCAACTTCCAGTATCCCAAAACTCTTCCTCCCTCTACCCTGAGCAGAAGTTGGAGGCAGCCCTGAGTGACTTCCAAAGCAAAAATCCCAGAACCCGGGCCGCAAGGaggaccccccctccaaaaaagataTTTGACGGCTCGCTTTCCCCTTTAAAACCCTGCTGTTTGTTTTCTTACGAGGGTCAGGACTACGACTCCCGCCGTCCTTTGCGGAAGAGCAGGTCTCTCCTGCGCG
It contains:
- the SCNM1 gene encoding sodium channel modifier 1 produces the protein MSFKREGDDGSQLHVLQKRRVADLLAHYIPEDEALLLRDGRYACTVCGHRPVFDTLDMLTVHRSGKKHLAGLQKFYGKKRSLEDEVQKRQHRAYLRVEETGGQAAPGPAPLLLQTKRIAQNALLKTAPYNSCCRRNRPTGNDPGQGCSRTGPDLRATEGAEPCKPSPTTQMDRAGPTGVDATPSMHLPGSAHSATGLRKEAPPRGKKTLKGKASPAPDSQPEDLTPEKRQALEHYLRLKSSGWIQDGSGKWVKDENVEFDSDEEEPPAPAPS